Proteins encoded in a region of the Campylobacter geochelonis genome:
- a CDS encoding DMT family transporter gives MKLLFIITAVVAGMMLPLQAVLNSALGASIKQPLFAAFASFLIGTITLFIALLIIKFDFYSIVQTKSAPPIVWLGGVIGAFYVWIVIVATPILGASLTFATLILGQMLISIMLDHYGVFGLPVVEISLSRIAGVLLILFGIFLIKKF, from the coding sequence ATGAAGCTACTTTTTATAATCACTGCTGTGGTTGCTGGTATGATGCTGCCTTTACAAGCTGTGCTAAACTCGGCACTTGGCGCAAGTATAAAACAACCACTTTTTGCAGCTTTTGCATCATTTCTTATAGGAACAATCACGCTTTTCATAGCACTTTTAATCATCAAATTTGACTTTTATAGCATCGTGCAAACCAAATCCGCACCACCAATCGTGTGGCTAGGTGGAGTTATAGGAGCTTTTTATGTTTGGATAGTTATAGTTGCAACGCCTATTTTAGGTGCTTCTTTAACATTTGCCACGCTTATTTTGGGGCAGATGTTGATATCTATAATGCTTGATCATTATGGCGTTTTTGGTTTGCCTGTTGTGGAGATTTCACTAAGTAGGATAGCTGGGGTTTTGTTGATACTTTTTGGTATTTTTTTGATAAAAAAGTTTTAA
- the abc-f gene encoding ribosomal protection-like ABC-F family protein codes for MAIVDLLEVSKKFGANLVLDGVNFSIDEKERIAIIGKNGGGKSTLMKIISGVYEADEGRVIIQNGINIQMLEQNPKFDETITVKEAINSQLKDIFDAIDEYHKTLNLTADDPHNSELLSKQNDLIKFIESKDGWNIENKIERVIEHFNLKEYENRPVCSLSGGEIRRVALGALILKKPDILLLDEPTNHLDVYMVKFLEDMLLNSKQTIVFISHDRYFIDKLATRTVEIDTGALRSFDGGYASYLIKKQEILSSLAKSHETLLKQLKSEEEWLRRGVKARLKRNEGRKQRVLSMREAAKKNPGIIRKVKLELERANVSFNHGGLSQNRKKMLFECKNLTKSLGGKMLFDSFNTRVLQGERIGIVGKNGSGKSTLLKVLLGELEPDSGVLKKGDIKIGYFDQSRSTISDDKSLIEIFCPNGGDHITVRGHYMHVYGYLKNFLFPKEYLDKPVSVLSGGEKNRLALAKLFTQQYDCLILDEPTNDLDIATINILEEYLMSFEGAVIIVSHDRYFVDKITNKLWVFEGSKINQTYMEYSEYLELEDEIDELEDLAKEAEKEQEIKQKEKTQNKKLSYKQNKILEEYPARIEAIEKRIKELNHALSNPEIYQKIGLQELFEELEEKKGDLQNMENEYFEVLSISENLG; via the coding sequence TTGGCAATTGTAGATTTACTAGAAGTTAGCAAGAAATTTGGAGCAAATTTAGTTTTAGATGGCGTAAATTTCAGCATTGATGAAAAGGAACGCATAGCCATCATCGGTAAAAACGGTGGCGGAAAATCCACTTTAATGAAAATCATATCTGGAGTTTATGAAGCCGATGAGGGGCGAGTCATCATCCAAAATGGTATAAATATACAAATGCTGGAGCAAAATCCTAAATTTGATGAAACCATCACTGTAAAAGAGGCGATAAATTCGCAACTTAAGGATATATTTGATGCGATTGATGAGTATCATAAAACTCTAAATTTAACAGCCGATGATCCCCACAACAGCGAACTTTTAAGCAAGCAAAACGACTTGATAAAATTCATTGAAAGCAAAGATGGCTGGAACATAGAAAATAAAATCGAACGAGTCATAGAACACTTTAACCTAAAAGAGTATGAAAACCGCCCAGTTTGCAGCCTAAGCGGAGGCGAAATTCGCCGTGTTGCGCTTGGAGCTTTGATACTTAAAAAGCCCGATATTTTGCTGCTTGATGAGCCGACAAACCACCTTGATGTTTATATGGTTAAATTTCTTGAAGATATGCTTTTAAACTCAAAACAAACTATCGTTTTTATATCGCACGATAGGTATTTTATAGATAAACTTGCTACTAGAACGGTTGAGATAGATACTGGCGCACTTAGGAGTTTTGATGGTGGATATGCGAGTTATTTGATAAAAAAACAAGAGATTTTATCTTCTCTTGCAAAAAGCCATGAAACGCTTTTAAAACAGCTAAAAAGTGAAGAAGAGTGGCTAAGGCGTGGCGTTAAGGCGCGTTTAAAACGAAATGAGGGAAGAAAACAGCGCGTTTTATCCATGAGAGAAGCGGCTAAGAAAAATCCAGGAATTATAAGAAAAGTTAAACTTGAGCTAGAGAGAGCAAATGTTAGCTTTAACCATGGTGGGCTTAGTCAAAACCGCAAAAAAATGCTTTTTGAGTGTAAAAATTTAACAAAAAGTCTTGGCGGAAAAATGCTTTTTGATAGTTTTAACACAAGGGTTTTGCAAGGTGAGCGTATCGGCATAGTAGGCAAAAACGGAAGTGGGAAAAGCACGCTTTTAAAGGTGCTTTTAGGCGAGCTTGAGCCAGATAGTGGTGTGCTAAAAAAAGGCGATATAAAGATAGGTTATTTTGATCAAAGTAGAAGTACTATATCAGATGATAAGAGTTTAATAGAGATTTTTTGCCCAAATGGTGGAGATCATATCACTGTAAGAGGGCATTATATGCATGTTTATGGGTATCTTAAAAATTTTCTTTTTCCAAAAGAGTATTTAGATAAGCCAGTAAGCGTGCTAAGTGGTGGAGAGAAAAACCGCTTGGCGTTGGCTAAACTCTTTACTCAGCAATATGACTGCTTGATTTTAGATGAGCCGACAAACGACCTTGATATCGCTACAATCAACATCTTAGAAGAGTATTTGATGAGCTTTGAAGGAGCTGTTATCATAGTAAGTCACGATAGATACTTTGTCGATAAGATAACAAATAAGCTTTGGGTTTTTGAAGGAAGCAAGATAAATCAAACTTATATGGAATACAGTGAGTATTTAGAGTTAGAAGATGAAATTGATGAGCTTGAAGATTTGGCAAAAGAGGCTGAAAAAGAGCAAGAAATAAAGCAAAAAGAGAAAACTCAAAACAAAAAACTCAGCTATAAACAAAACAAAATTCTAGAAGAGTATCCAGCTAGAATCGAAGCCATAGAAAAGCGCATAAAAGAGCTAAACCACGCACTATCAAATCCAGAAATCTATCAAAAAATAGGGCTTCAAGAGCTTTTTGAAGAGCTTGAAGAGAAAAAGGGCGATTTACAAAATATGGAAAATGAGTATTTTGAAGTGCTATCTATATCTGAAAATTTAGGCTAA